Proteins from a genomic interval of Aquabacterium sp. J223:
- a CDS encoding propionate--CoA ligase: MAQPDARAGYAAHHRRSIEHRDAFWREQAALVHWQRSFDAVCDHSHPPFARWFPGGLTNLCHNAIDRHLPARADQPALVWVSTEVDQTRSCTYAELHREVRSMAAVLRSLGVGRGDRVLIYMPMVPEAVFAMLAAVRIGALHSVVFGGFASASLASRIDDAKPTVIVSADAGSRGGKVVPYKPLLDEALRLSSHAPAHVLLVDRGLSPMQRVAGRDVDHAALRERHAEADVPCEWVDATHPSYILYTSGTTGRPKGVQRDTGGYAVALAASMRDVFCGEPGGTFFCTSDIGWVVGHSYIVYGPLIHGMTTLLYEGLPVRPDAGVWWRLVEEHKVSVMFSSPTAVRVLKKHDPALIPSRDLTSLQRLFLAGEPLDEPTASWVAQTLGKPVVDNYWQTETGWPILSIANGVEPRPSKPGSPGVPMAGYDVQLLDEVSGEPLTQAGQKGVLAIAGPLPPGCMQTVWGDDRRFVDTYWKSLPGNRLLYNTFDFATRDADGDYFILGRTDDVINVAGHRLGTRELEECISGHPAVAEVAVVGIADAVKGQVAVAFVVARAAVADADSARLEAEVMARVDRQLGAVARPARVRFVVALPKTRSGKLLRRAIQAVCEGRDPGDLTTIEDPSALQQVQAALSR; encoded by the coding sequence ATGGCCCAGCCCGATGCCCGCGCCGGCTACGCCGCGCACCACCGCCGCTCGATCGAACACCGCGACGCCTTCTGGCGCGAGCAGGCCGCGCTCGTCCACTGGCAGCGGTCCTTCGACGCGGTCTGCGACCACAGCCATCCGCCCTTCGCCCGCTGGTTTCCCGGCGGGTTGACCAACCTGTGCCACAACGCCATCGACCGCCACCTGCCGGCGCGGGCGGACCAGCCGGCGCTGGTCTGGGTGTCGACCGAGGTCGACCAGACCCGTTCCTGCACCTACGCCGAGCTGCACCGCGAGGTGCGGTCGATGGCGGCGGTGCTGCGGTCGCTCGGCGTGGGCCGGGGCGACCGGGTGCTGATCTACATGCCGATGGTGCCGGAGGCGGTGTTCGCCATGCTGGCCGCGGTGCGCATCGGCGCGCTGCATTCGGTGGTCTTCGGCGGTTTCGCCAGCGCCAGCCTGGCCAGCCGCATCGACGACGCGAAACCCACGGTGATCGTCAGCGCCGACGCCGGCAGCCGCGGCGGCAAGGTGGTGCCGTACAAGCCGCTCCTGGACGAGGCGCTGCGGCTGTCCTCGCATGCGCCGGCCCATGTGCTGCTGGTGGACCGCGGTCTGAGCCCGATGCAGCGGGTCGCCGGTCGCGACGTGGACCATGCGGCGCTGCGTGAGCGCCACGCCGAGGCGGACGTGCCCTGCGAGTGGGTGGACGCCACCCACCCCAGCTACATCCTCTACACCAGCGGCACCACCGGCCGGCCCAAGGGCGTGCAGCGCGACACCGGCGGTTATGCGGTGGCGCTGGCGGCCAGCATGCGCGACGTCTTCTGCGGCGAGCCGGGCGGCACCTTCTTCTGCACCAGCGACATCGGCTGGGTGGTGGGCCACAGCTACATCGTCTACGGCCCGCTGATCCACGGCATGACGACGCTGCTGTACGAGGGGCTGCCGGTGCGGCCCGATGCGGGCGTCTGGTGGCGGCTGGTCGAGGAACACAAGGTCTCGGTGATGTTCAGCTCGCCGACGGCGGTGCGGGTGCTCAAGAAGCACGACCCGGCGTTGATCCCCTCGCGCGACCTGACCTCGCTGCAGCGGCTGTTCCTGGCCGGCGAGCCGCTGGACGAGCCGACCGCGTCCTGGGTGGCGCAGACGTTGGGCAAGCCGGTGGTCGACAACTACTGGCAGACCGAGACGGGCTGGCCCATCCTGTCCATCGCCAACGGCGTCGAGCCGCGGCCGTCGAAGCCGGGCAGCCCCGGGGTGCCCATGGCCGGCTACGACGTGCAGCTGCTCGACGAGGTCAGCGGCGAACCGCTGACCCAGGCGGGGCAGAAGGGCGTGCTGGCCATCGCCGGCCCGCTGCCGCCGGGCTGCATGCAGACGGTCTGGGGCGACGACCGGCGATTCGTCGACACCTACTGGAAAAGCCTGCCCGGCAACCGCCTGCTCTACAACACCTTCGACTTCGCGACGCGCGACGCCGATGGCGACTACTTCATCCTGGGCCGCACCGACGACGTCATCAACGTCGCCGGCCACCGGCTGGGCACCCGCGAGCTGGAGGAGTGCATCAGCGGCCACCCGGCGGTGGCCGAGGTGGCGGTGGTCGGCATCGCCGACGCGGTGAAGGGGCAGGTGGCGGTGGCCTTCGTCGTCGCCAGGGCGGCGGTGGCCGACGCGGACAGCGCCCGGCTGGAGGCCGAGGTCATGGCGCGCGTCGACCGGCAGCTCGGCGCGGTGGCGCGGCCGGCGCGCGTGCGCTTCGTCGTCGCGCTGCCGAAGACCCGGTCGGGCAAGCTGCTGCGCCGGGCCATCCAGGCGGTGTGCGAAGGCCGCGACCCGGGCGACCTCACCACCATCGAGGACCCTTCGGCGCTGCAGCAGGTGCAGGCGGCGCTGAGCCGCTGA
- a CDS encoding PhoH family protein, with protein MPLPKPPSKRAALLSTEDYENQAQPKPARRMTKAQAPAEAALPAVMETFDPPSPGAAVAELAPPAPAGARPAAPTVATAPAAPQARRRARPAGDGRPKLFVLDTNVLMHDPTSLFRFEEQDVYLPMITLEELDNHKRGMSEVSRNARQVSRDLDALVATESTFSPKEGIALSATGHKGAGGKLFFQTELMDVQLPAGLPEGKADNQILGVVRALRDQRQDREVVLVSKDINMRIKARALGLPAEDYQNDKTLDDADLLYTGVLPLPADFWDRHGKTMESWQQGGHTFYRISGPMVPALLINQFVYLEIPGAASLYARVTEITGRHAVLKTLREYTHQKNAVWGVTARNREQNFALNLLMDPECDFITLTGTAGTGKTLMTLAAGLAQVMDERRYSEIIVTRVTVPVGEDIGFLPGTEEEKMSPWMGALDDNLEVLARSDNAAGEWGRAATNDLVRSKIKIKSLNFMRGRTFLNKYVIIDEAQNLTPKQMKTLITRAGPGTKIVCLGNLAQIDTPYLTEGSSGLTYAVDRFKGWPHSGHVTLARGERSRLADFASDVL; from the coding sequence ATGCCGCTGCCCAAGCCGCCGTCCAAGCGCGCCGCCCTGCTGTCCACCGAGGACTACGAGAACCAGGCGCAGCCCAAACCGGCGCGGCGGATGACCAAGGCGCAAGCGCCGGCGGAAGCCGCGCTGCCCGCGGTGATGGAAACCTTCGACCCGCCCTCTCCCGGCGCCGCCGTGGCCGAACTGGCACCGCCGGCACCGGCGGGGGCGCGGCCCGCCGCGCCGACCGTCGCCACAGCGCCAGCGGCCCCGCAGGCGCGGCGGCGCGCCCGGCCGGCCGGTGACGGCCGACCCAAGCTCTTCGTGCTCGACACCAACGTGCTGATGCACGACCCGACGTCCCTCTTCCGCTTCGAGGAGCAGGACGTCTACCTGCCGATGATCACGCTCGAGGAGCTGGACAACCACAAGCGCGGCATGAGCGAGGTGTCGCGCAACGCGCGCCAGGTCAGCCGCGACCTCGATGCGCTGGTCGCCACCGAGAGCACCTTCAGCCCGAAGGAAGGCATCGCGCTGTCGGCCACCGGCCACAAGGGCGCTGGCGGCAAGCTGTTCTTCCAGACCGAGCTGATGGACGTGCAGCTGCCGGCCGGCCTGCCGGAGGGCAAGGCGGACAACCAGATCCTGGGCGTGGTGCGCGCGCTGCGCGACCAGCGGCAGGACCGCGAGGTGGTGCTGGTGTCCAAGGACATCAACATGCGCATCAAGGCCCGTGCGCTGGGCCTGCCCGCCGAGGACTACCAGAACGACAAGACGCTCGACGACGCCGACCTGCTCTACACCGGCGTGCTGCCCCTGCCGGCGGACTTCTGGGACCGCCACGGCAAGACGATGGAGAGCTGGCAGCAGGGCGGCCATACCTTCTACCGCATCAGCGGGCCGATGGTGCCGGCGCTGCTGATCAACCAGTTCGTCTACCTCGAGATCCCCGGCGCCGCCTCGCTGTACGCCCGCGTGACCGAGATCACCGGCCGCCACGCGGTGCTGAAGACGCTGCGCGAGTACACCCACCAGAAGAACGCGGTGTGGGGCGTGACCGCCCGCAACCGCGAGCAGAACTTCGCCCTCAACCTGCTGATGGACCCGGAGTGCGACTTCATCACGCTGACCGGCACCGCGGGCACCGGCAAGACGCTGATGACGCTGGCCGCCGGCCTGGCCCAGGTGATGGACGAGCGCCGCTACAGCGAGATCATCGTGACGCGGGTGACGGTGCCGGTGGGCGAGGACATCGGCTTCCTGCCCGGCACCGAGGAGGAAAAGATGAGCCCGTGGATGGGCGCGCTGGACGACAACCTGGAGGTGCTGGCGCGCAGCGACAACGCCGCCGGTGAATGGGGCCGCGCCGCCACCAACGACCTGGTGCGCTCGAAGATCAAGATCAAGAGCCTGAACTTCATGCGCGGGCGCACCTTCCTGAACAAGTACGTGATCATCGACGAGGCGCAGAACCTGACGCCCAAGCAGATGAAGACGCTGATCACCCGCGCCGGCCCGGGCACCAAGATCGTCTGCCTCGGCAACCTGGCGCAGATCGACACGCCCTACCTGACCGAGGGCTCGTCCGGCCTGACCTACGCCGTCGACCGCTTCAAGGGCTGGCCGCATTCGGGCCATGTGACGCTGGCGCGCGGCGAACGCTCCCGGCTCGCCGACTTCGCCAGCGACGTGCTGTAG
- a CDS encoding peroxiredoxin, giving the protein MTPALNKPLPEFEALATGGVKFTPHSFAGKAVVLYFYPKDNTPGCTTEAMQFRDRHDDFLKAGAVVFGVSRDNMASHEKFKDSLGLPFELIADTEEKLCHMFGVVKNKIMYGKKVKGIERSTFLIDGNGVLRGEWRGIKVAGHVDEVLEAVKTLKAPA; this is encoded by the coding sequence ATGACGCCTGCCCTCAACAAACCCCTGCCGGAATTCGAAGCCCTCGCCACCGGCGGCGTGAAGTTCACGCCGCACAGCTTCGCCGGCAAGGCCGTGGTCCTCTACTTCTACCCGAAGGACAACACACCCGGTTGTACCACCGAGGCGATGCAGTTCCGCGACCGTCACGATGACTTTCTCAAGGCCGGCGCGGTGGTGTTCGGCGTCTCGCGCGACAACATGGCGTCGCACGAGAAGTTCAAGGACAGCCTCGGCCTGCCGTTCGAGCTGATCGCCGACACGGAAGAGAAGCTCTGCCACATGTTCGGCGTGGTGAAGAACAAGATCATGTACGGCAAGAAGGTCAAGGGCATCGAGCGCAGCACCTTCCTGATCGACGGCAACGGCGTGCTGCGCGGCGAGTGGCGCGGCATCAAGGTCGCCGGCCACGTCGACGAGGTGCTGGAGGCGGTGAAGACGCTGAAGGCCCCCGCCTGA
- a CDS encoding Mth938-like domain-containing protein, whose product MKIQPDRLEGVNAVNRFEAGRVWVNGQPHAASVLVPWRGEVQAWPVGGLQALTAAHFEQVLSLRPELVVFGSGARLRFVAPALLKPLIQAGVGVETMDTLAACRTYNVLAMEGRSVVAALLLEADAPTG is encoded by the coding sequence ATGAAGATCCAGCCAGACCGCCTTGAGGGCGTCAATGCGGTGAACCGCTTCGAGGCCGGCCGCGTCTGGGTCAACGGCCAGCCCCATGCGGCCAGCGTGCTGGTGCCGTGGCGCGGCGAGGTGCAGGCCTGGCCGGTGGGCGGCCTGCAGGCGCTGACAGCCGCCCACTTCGAGCAGGTACTGTCGCTGCGGCCCGAACTGGTGGTCTTCGGCAGCGGCGCGCGGCTGCGCTTCGTGGCACCGGCGCTGCTCAAGCCGCTGATCCAGGCGGGGGTCGGCGTCGAGACGATGGACACGCTGGCCGCCTGCCGCACCTACAACGTGCTGGCCATGGAAGGGCGCTCGGTGGTGGCGGCGCTGCTGCTGGAGGCGGACGCGCCGACGGGCTGA
- a CDS encoding pyridoxal phosphate-dependent aminotransferase has translation MKPIAKSSKLANVCYDIRGPVLEKARQMEEDGHKIIKLNIGNLAVFGLEPPDEIVQDMIRNLSSAAGYTDSKGLFAPRKAVVHYTQEKGIAGVTVDDVYLGNGASELISFSMNALLDDGDEVLIPAPDYPLYTAVVALSGGTPVHYLCDEPSGWLPDLDDLRRKITPRTKALVVINPNNPTGALYPVELLKGLVEIARQHQLIVFADEIYDKTLYDGAEHTSIASLADDVLFLTFNGLSKNYRSCGYRAGWMVVSGDKRAARDYIEGLNMLASMRLCANTPGQLAIQTALGGYQSIKDLVMPGGRLARQRDLAHELLSQIPGVSVVKPTGALYMFPRLDPKLYPIADDQQFAYELLAEEKVLIVQGTGFNWPRPDHFRLVFLPNVDDLRDAIGRIARFLDGYRKRHAV, from the coding sequence GTGAAGCCCATCGCCAAATCCAGCAAGCTCGCCAACGTCTGCTACGACATCCGCGGCCCTGTGCTGGAGAAGGCGCGGCAGATGGAAGAGGACGGCCACAAGATCATCAAGCTCAACATCGGCAACCTCGCCGTGTTCGGGCTCGAGCCGCCGGACGAGATCGTGCAGGACATGATCCGCAACCTGTCGTCGGCGGCCGGCTACACCGACTCCAAGGGCCTGTTCGCGCCGCGCAAGGCGGTGGTGCACTACACCCAGGAGAAGGGCATCGCCGGCGTGACGGTGGACGACGTCTACCTGGGCAATGGCGCCTCCGAGCTGATCTCGTTCAGCATGAACGCGCTGCTGGACGACGGCGACGAGGTGCTGATCCCCGCGCCCGACTACCCGCTCTACACCGCGGTGGTGGCGCTGTCGGGCGGCACGCCGGTGCACTACCTCTGCGACGAGCCTTCCGGCTGGCTGCCCGACCTCGACGACCTGCGCCGCAAGATCACGCCGCGCACCAAGGCGCTGGTGGTGATCAACCCGAACAACCCCACTGGCGCCCTGTACCCGGTGGAGCTGCTGAAGGGCCTGGTGGAGATCGCCCGCCAGCACCAGCTCATCGTGTTCGCCGACGAGATCTACGACAAGACGCTGTACGACGGCGCCGAGCACACCAGCATCGCCTCGCTGGCCGACGACGTGCTGTTCCTGACCTTCAACGGCCTGTCGAAGAACTACCGCTCTTGCGGCTACCGCGCCGGCTGGATGGTGGTGTCGGGCGACAAGCGCGCCGCCCGCGACTACATCGAGGGGCTGAACATGCTGGCCTCGATGCGGCTGTGCGCCAACACGCCGGGCCAGCTGGCCATCCAGACCGCGCTGGGCGGCTACCAGAGCATCAAGGACCTGGTGATGCCCGGCGGCCGGCTGGCCCGCCAGCGCGACCTGGCGCACGAACTGCTGAGCCAGATCCCCGGCGTGAGCGTGGTCAAGCCCACCGGCGCGCTCTACATGTTCCCCCGGCTCGACCCCAAGCTGTACCCCATCGCCGACGACCAGCAGTTCGCCTACGAGCTGCTGGCCGAGGAGAAGGTGCTGATCGTGCAGGGCACCGGCTTCAACTGGCCGCGGCCGGACCATTTCCGCCTGGTCTTCCTGCCCAACGTCGACGACCTGCGCGACGCCATCGGCCGCATCGCGCGCTTCCTCGACGGCTACCGCAAGCGCCACGCCGTCTGA
- a CDS encoding homoserine dehydrogenase, with protein MKPIQVGLLGIGTVGSGTFEVLRRNQEEIRRRAGREIRITMVADLDTARARAVVGDAAEVVGDARQVIANPAIDIVVELIGGYGIAKALVMEAIAAGKHVVTANKALLAVHGTEIFAAAREKGVMVAFEAAVAGGIPIIKALREGLTANRIQWIAGIINGTTNFILSEMRDKGLDFATVLKQAQALGYAEADPTFDIEGVDAAHKVTLMSAIAFGVPVQFDKAHVEGITGLQAADLRYAEQLGYRIKLLGITKRRDDAGGIELRVHPTLVPAKRLIANVEGAMNAVVVQGDAVGTTLYYGKGAGSEPTASAVIADLVDITRLHTADPDHRVPHLAFQPDHMADTPILPVEQVVTSFYLRLSVADEAGVLASVTGILAGRGISISAVLQRPNQPEGVDDARQTDLVILTHDTMEGRMREAIAELQALATVLAPVVSLRKEELA; from the coding sequence ATGAAACCCATCCAAGTCGGACTTCTCGGCATCGGCACCGTCGGCTCCGGCACCTTCGAGGTGCTGCGCCGCAACCAGGAGGAGATCCGCCGCCGCGCCGGCCGCGAGATCCGCATCACCATGGTGGCGGACCTGGACACCGCCCGCGCCCGTGCCGTCGTCGGCGACGCGGCCGAGGTGGTGGGCGACGCCCGCCAGGTCATCGCCAACCCGGCGATCGACATCGTGGTCGAGCTGATCGGCGGCTACGGCATCGCCAAGGCGCTGGTGATGGAGGCCATCGCCGCCGGCAAGCACGTGGTCACCGCGAACAAGGCGCTGCTGGCGGTGCACGGCACCGAGATCTTCGCCGCCGCCCGCGAGAAGGGCGTGATGGTGGCCTTCGAGGCCGCGGTGGCCGGCGGCATCCCCATCATCAAGGCGCTGCGCGAGGGCCTGACGGCCAACCGCATCCAGTGGATCGCCGGCATCATCAACGGCACCACCAACTTCATCCTGTCGGAGATGCGCGACAAGGGCCTGGACTTCGCCACCGTGCTGAAGCAGGCCCAGGCGCTGGGCTATGCCGAGGCCGACCCCACCTTCGACATCGAAGGCGTGGACGCGGCGCACAAGGTGACGCTGATGAGCGCCATCGCCTTCGGCGTGCCGGTGCAGTTCGACAAGGCCCATGTCGAGGGCATCACCGGCCTGCAGGCGGCCGACCTGCGCTACGCCGAGCAGCTCGGCTACCGCATCAAGCTGCTGGGCATCACCAAGCGGCGCGACGACGCCGGCGGCATCGAGTTGCGCGTGCACCCGACCCTGGTGCCCGCCAAGCGGCTGATCGCCAACGTCGAGGGCGCGATGAACGCGGTGGTGGTGCAGGGCGACGCGGTGGGCACGACGCTGTACTACGGCAAGGGCGCGGGCAGCGAGCCCACCGCCTCCGCGGTGATCGCCGACCTGGTCGACATCACCCGGCTGCACACCGCCGACCCCGACCACCGCGTGCCGCACCTGGCCTTCCAGCCCGACCACATGGCCGACACGCCCATCCTGCCGGTGGAGCAGGTGGTGACCTCGTTCTACCTGCGGCTGTCGGTGGCCGACGAGGCCGGCGTGCTGGCCAGCGTCACCGGCATCCTGGCCGGCCGCGGCATCTCCATCAGCGCCGTGCTGCAGCGGCCCAACCAGCCCGAGGGCGTCGACGACGCGCGGCAGACCGACCTCGTCATCCTGACCCACGACACCATGGAAGGCCGCATGCGCGAGGCGATCGCCGAACTGCAGGCGCTGGCGACCGTGCTGGCGCCGGTGGTCAGCCTGCGCAAGGAAGAGCTGGCCTGA
- the thrC gene encoding threonine synthase codes for MKYISTRGAAERRGFSEILLEGLAPDGGLYLPERYPQVDTATLKAWRRLSYADLAFQILSLYIDDIPADDLHGICRRTYTEAVFGTPQIVPLKTLQPKLHLEALSNGPTLAFKDMAMQLLGQLFEYELGRRGQTLNILGATSGDTGSAAEYAMRGKRGVRVFMLSPHGRMSPFQQAQMFSLQDENIHNLVVQGVFDDCQDIVKAVSNDLAFKRRYRIGTVNSINWARLLAQVVYYFAGYFQATEEDGQPVSFTVPSGNFGNICAGHVARMMGLPIARLVCATNENDVLDEFFRTGTYRVRASAETHETSSPSMDISKASNFERFVYDLLGRDGQRTAALFRDAVEGDGRFTLAPEDFARVPRDFGFVSGRSTHADRLATIRHCFDRYGVMIDTHTADGLKVALERRDPQVPMIVLETALPVKFAATIREALGREPDRPAALDGIEAAPKRFTVVPADVQAVKDHIARHCPELSAGVAAASGG; via the coding sequence ATGAAGTACATCTCCACCCGTGGCGCGGCCGAGCGCCGCGGCTTCTCCGAGATCCTGCTCGAGGGCCTGGCGCCCGACGGCGGGCTGTACCTGCCGGAACGCTATCCGCAGGTCGACACCGCGACCCTGAAGGCCTGGCGCCGGCTGTCGTACGCCGACCTGGCCTTCCAGATCCTGTCGCTGTACATCGACGACATCCCGGCCGACGACCTGCACGGCATCTGCCGCCGCACCTACACCGAGGCCGTCTTCGGCACGCCGCAGATCGTGCCGTTGAAGACGCTGCAGCCGAAGCTGCACCTGGAGGCGTTGTCCAACGGCCCGACGCTGGCCTTCAAGGACATGGCCATGCAGCTGCTCGGCCAGCTCTTCGAGTACGAGCTGGGCCGGCGCGGGCAGACGCTGAACATCCTCGGCGCCACCTCGGGCGACACCGGCAGCGCCGCCGAGTACGCCATGCGCGGCAAACGTGGCGTGCGCGTCTTCATGCTGTCGCCGCACGGCCGCATGAGCCCCTTCCAGCAGGCGCAGATGTTCTCCCTGCAGGACGAGAACATCCACAACCTGGTGGTGCAGGGCGTCTTCGACGACTGCCAGGACATCGTGAAGGCGGTGTCCAACGACCTCGCCTTCAAGCGCCGCTACCGCATCGGCACCGTCAACTCGATCAACTGGGCACGGTTGCTGGCCCAGGTCGTCTACTACTTCGCCGGCTACTTCCAGGCCACCGAAGAGGACGGCCAGCCGGTGAGCTTCACCGTGCCGTCGGGCAACTTCGGCAACATCTGCGCCGGCCACGTGGCGCGCATGATGGGCCTGCCGATCGCCAGGCTGGTCTGCGCCACCAACGAGAACGACGTGCTCGACGAGTTCTTCCGCACCGGCACCTACCGCGTGCGCGCCAGCGCCGAGACGCACGAGACCTCCAGCCCGTCGATGGACATCTCCAAGGCGTCCAACTTCGAGCGCTTCGTCTACGACCTGCTCGGCCGCGACGGCCAGCGCACGGCCGCGCTGTTCCGCGACGCGGTGGAGGGCGACGGCCGCTTCACGCTCGCGCCGGAGGACTTCGCCCGCGTGCCGCGCGACTTCGGTTTCGTCTCCGGCCGCAGCACCCATGCCGACCGGCTGGCCACCATCCGCCACTGCTTCGATCGGTACGGCGTGATGATCGACACCCACACCGCCGACGGCTTGAAGGTGGCGCTCGAGCGGCGCGACCCGCAGGTGCCGATGATCGTGCTGGAGACGGCGCTGCCGGTGAAGTTCGCGGCCACGATCCGCGAGGCGCTGGGTCGTGAACCGGACCGGCCTGCGGCGCTGGACGGCATCGAGGCGGCGCCCAAGCGCTTCACGGTCGTGCCCGCCGACGTGCAGGCGGTGAAGGACCACATCGCCCGCCACTGTCCCGAGCTGTCGGCCGGCGTGGCCGCCGCGTCGGGCGGCTGA
- the mobB gene encoding molybdopterin-guanine dinucleotide biosynthesis protein B, whose product MHVVAFCGWSGSGKTTVLEGVIAALRAQGRSVSVIKHAHHRFDMDHPGKDSWRHRQAGAGEVLVASRHRLALLREYREPLEHRPADLIAELSPCDWVLAEGFRQSDLPKVEVWRTAPGEPPLYPDDAAVIAVATDDPAALPQRPRQPVLPLNDPPAIAAWLLDQAPHLRWNPENR is encoded by the coding sequence ATGCACGTCGTCGCCTTCTGCGGCTGGTCGGGCTCGGGCAAGACCACCGTGCTCGAAGGCGTGATCGCGGCGCTGCGGGCGCAGGGGCGGTCGGTGTCGGTGATCAAGCACGCCCACCACCGCTTCGACATGGACCACCCGGGCAAGGACTCGTGGCGCCACCGCCAGGCCGGCGCCGGCGAGGTGCTCGTCGCCTCGCGCCACCGGCTGGCGCTGCTGCGCGAGTACCGCGAGCCGCTGGAGCACCGGCCGGCCGACCTGATCGCCGAACTGTCGCCCTGCGACTGGGTGCTGGCCGAGGGCTTCCGCCAGTCCGACCTGCCGAAGGTGGAGGTCTGGCGGACGGCGCCGGGCGAACCGCCGCTGTACCCCGACGATGCGGCCGTGATCGCGGTGGCCACCGACGACCCCGCGGCGCTGCCGCAGCGCCCGCGCCAGCCGGTGCTGCCGCTCAACGACCCACCGGCGATCGCCGCCTGGCTGCTCGACCAGGCGCCCCACCTGCGCTGGAACCCGGAGAACCGGTGA
- the glp gene encoding gephyrin-like molybdotransferase Glp yields MPSAADPKAARPPLLTLDDALAQLAAGAAAARLAETETLSTFDALGRVLAAPVTSTIDVPQHDNSAMDGYALRAADVPVAGTVLPVSQRIAAGGVGATLQPGTAARIFTGAPLPAGADAVVMQEQCTALDGGQVRIDTVPTAGLAVRRAGEDVPRGAEVLAAGRRLNPQALGVAAAVGTARLTVLRRPRVALFSTGDELVMPGQPLPPGAIYNSNRFLLRGLLQAAGCEVQDLGIVPDDLGATRAALREAAAGNDLIVSSGGVSVGEEDHLKPAVQAEGELSLWSIAIKPGKPLAFGRVRRGEGAGGAGGQALFLGLPGNPVSSFITFVLAGRVLLHALQGMDPALPRGLPLRADFDWPKPDPKRREFLRVSLNAAGGLDLFGRQGSGVLTSTVWADGLVDLPAGTAVRRGDTVVYLPLSQLLG; encoded by the coding sequence ATGCCTTCTGCCGCCGACCCCAAGGCCGCCCGGCCGCCGCTGCTGACGCTGGACGACGCCCTGGCGCAGCTGGCCGCCGGCGCCGCGGCCGCCCGCCTCGCCGAGACCGAGACGCTCAGCACCTTCGACGCCCTCGGCCGGGTGCTGGCGGCGCCGGTCACCTCGACCATCGACGTGCCGCAGCACGACAACAGCGCGATGGACGGCTACGCCCTGCGCGCGGCCGACGTGCCGGTGGCCGGCACCGTGCTGCCGGTGAGCCAGCGCATCGCGGCCGGCGGCGTCGGCGCCACGCTGCAGCCCGGCACGGCGGCGCGCATCTTCACCGGCGCACCGCTGCCGGCGGGCGCCGACGCGGTGGTCATGCAGGAGCAGTGCACCGCGCTGGACGGCGGCCAGGTGCGCATCGACACCGTCCCGACGGCGGGGCTGGCCGTGCGCCGAGCCGGCGAGGACGTGCCGCGCGGCGCGGAGGTGCTGGCCGCCGGCCGGCGCCTCAACCCGCAGGCGCTGGGCGTGGCCGCGGCGGTGGGCACCGCGCGGTTGACCGTGCTGCGGCGCCCGCGCGTGGCGCTGTTCTCCACCGGCGACGAACTGGTGATGCCGGGCCAGCCGCTGCCGCCGGGTGCCATCTACAACTCCAACCGCTTCCTGTTGCGCGGCCTGCTGCAGGCCGCCGGCTGCGAGGTGCAGGACCTGGGCATCGTGCCCGACGACCTCGGCGCCACCCGCGCCGCGCTGCGCGAGGCGGCCGCGGGCAACGACCTCATCGTCAGCTCCGGCGGGGTGTCGGTGGGCGAGGAAGACCACCTCAAGCCGGCGGTGCAGGCCGAGGGCGAATTGTCGCTGTGGTCGATCGCCATCAAGCCGGGCAAGCCGCTGGCCTTCGGCCGCGTGCGCCGCGGGGAGGGGGCGGGAGGGGCCGGCGGCCAGGCGCTGTTCCTCGGCCTGCCGGGCAACCCGGTGTCCAGCTTCATCACCTTCGTGCTCGCCGGCCGGGTGCTGCTGCACGCGCTGCAGGGCATGGACCCGGCGCTGCCGCGCGGCCTGCCGCTGCGCGCCGACTTCGACTGGCCGAAGCCGGACCCCAAGCGGCGCGAGTTCCTGCGCGTCAGCCTGAACGCCGCGGGTGGGCTCGACCTGTTCGGCCGCCAGGGCTCCGGCGTGCTCACCTCCACCGTCTGGGCCGACGGCCTGGTCGACCTGCCGGCCGGCACCGCGGTGCGACGTGGCGACACGGTGGTCTACCTGCCGCTGTCGCAACTGCTCGGCTAG
- the moaD gene encoding molybdopterin converting factor subunit 1 translates to MQIHLRYFASLREALGRGETVIPPDEVATVGALRRWLAGRDARHADVLAPGRALRCALDQTMVAEDAPLHDGAEVAFFPPVTGG, encoded by the coding sequence ATGCAGATCCACCTGCGCTACTTCGCCTCGCTGCGCGAGGCCCTCGGCCGCGGCGAGACGGTCATCCCGCCCGACGAGGTGGCCACGGTCGGCGCGCTGCGGCGCTGGCTCGCCGGGCGCGACGCCCGCCATGCCGACGTGCTGGCCCCCGGCCGCGCGCTGCGCTGTGCGCTCGACCAGACGATGGTGGCCGAGGACGCGCCGCTGCACGACGGCGCCGAAGTCGCGTTCTTCCCGCCGGTGACCGGCGGCTGA